A genomic segment from Montipora foliosa isolate CH-2021 chromosome 9, ASM3666993v2, whole genome shotgun sequence encodes:
- the LOC137969358 gene encoding uncharacterized protein, whose product MPKHRTRRRPKRRFLGNQFSKPATAIVIKSDANEDNQPKEEACGLGSPDSSEVIKKSVSSKKLLTKCDLIEEKPFIQEPTITGFRFVDMEILSSAFSGMRCADCGDFGLVLSEKYCQRKGCASSLRVLCESCGWKHEFYTSKEQTLSHEVNRRLEYSMRFIGKGHSGAKKFCTLMNIPPPPTARAYQKNARTVAKHVKAIAKDSMSNAAKQIRDAQHAGENDVVNCGVSCDGTWQKRRYSSQNGCVIIMSIDSGRVLDAEPLSKVCKQCQRHSHLDKDSEEYRHWRADHNNCKSNYKGSAPAMEAEGADRIFRRSVITHKLRYAELYSDGDSKSFNKVKDVYSADSVQVVKQECIGHVQKRV is encoded by the coding sequence ATGCCTAAACATCGAACAAGAAGACGTCCTAAAAGAAGGTTTTTGGGAAATCAGTTTTCGAAACCAGCGACAGCGATTGTTATTAAGAGCGATGCCAATGAAGACAATCAACCAAAAGAAGAAGCATGTGGTTTGGGTTCCCCGGACTCGAGCGAGGTAATCAAAAAGTCTGTGTCTTCAAAGAAGCTATTAACAAAGTGCGATCTCATCGAAGAAAAACCTTTTATACAAGAGCCGACAATAACTGGCTTTCGGTTTGTTGACATGGAGATATTGTCCTCTGCATTTTCTGGCATGAGGTGCGCCGATTGCGGGGACTTTGGCTTAGTTCTTTCAGAAAAATACTGCCAAAGGAAGGGATGTGCTTCAAGTCTTCGCGTCCTTTGTGAAAGTTGTGGCTGGAAGCATGAGTTTTACACCTCCAAAGAGCAAACCTTAAGCCATGAGGTAAACAGACGTCTGGAGTACTCCATGAGGTTCATAGGAAAGGGTCACAGTGGAGCAAAAAAGTTCTGCACATTAATGAATATACCACCACCTCCAACAGCAAGGGCTTATCAGAAGAATGCAAGAACAGTTGCTAAACATGTCAAAGCAATTGCCAAGGACAGCATGTCTAATGCAGCAAAACAAATCAGGGATGCCCAGCATGCTGGTGAAAATGATGTTGTGAACTGTGGTGTTTCTTGTGACGGTACCTGGCAAAAAAGGCGGTACTCTTCCCAGAATGGTTGTGTAATTATTATGTCGATTGATTCTGGTAGAGTCCTAGATGCAGAACCTCTCTCAAAAGTTTGTAAACAATGTCAGAGGCATTCCCATTTGGATAAAGACAGCGAGGAGTACCGTCATTGGAGGGCAGACCACAACAATTGCAAATCTAATTACAAGGGGTCTGCACCTGCCATGGAAGCAGAGGGTGCTGATCGTATTTTTAGACGGTCTGTCATTACCCACAAGCTTCGATATGCAGAACTTTACTCAGATGGTGACAGCAAAAGTTTCAATAAAGTCAAAGATGTCTATTCAGCGGACAGTGTCCAGGTTGTCAAGCAAGAATGCATAGGACATGTACAGAAACGTGTTTGA